One Prosthecobacter debontii DNA window includes the following coding sequences:
- the rsmD gene encoding 16S rRNA (guanine(966)-N(2))-methyltransferase RsmD: MRLISGSAGGIPLEVPKSVTRPTQDRVKQAIFNMLGELVPEATVLDVFAGSGALGLECLSRGAASATFIEQDRGACEVIRKNIAKTRLEGATLRQGDVFKLLPQLVTQGATFDLILADPPYAHRPGEEDIARKLALEPALQTLLVPGGSLVLECMVTRQPATDWGCWELVRDREYGSTRILWLRKR; encoded by the coding sequence ATGCGGCTCATCTCAGGCAGTGCCGGGGGCATTCCCCTGGAAGTTCCGAAAAGCGTCACCCGTCCCACTCAGGACCGGGTAAAGCAGGCTATCTTCAACATGCTGGGTGAGCTCGTCCCAGAGGCCACCGTATTGGATGTCTTCGCCGGGTCTGGAGCTCTGGGACTGGAGTGTCTCAGCCGTGGAGCTGCCAGTGCCACCTTCATTGAGCAGGATCGCGGTGCCTGTGAGGTCATCCGCAAGAACATCGCCAAGACAAGACTGGAAGGTGCCACCCTTCGCCAGGGGGACGTCTTCAAGCTTCTCCCTCAGCTCGTTACCCAAGGGGCCACGTTCGATCTCATCCTGGCCGATCCTCCCTATGCTCATCGTCCGGGTGAGGAGGACATCGCTCGCAAGCTTGCCCTGGAGCCCGCTTTGCAAACTCTCCTCGTCCCTGGCGGCAGTCTGGTGCTGGAGTGCATGGTCACACGCCAGCCTGCCACGGATTGGGGCTGCTGGGAACTCGTGCGCGACCGTGAATATGGCAGCACGCGCATCCTCTGGCTGAGAAAGCGGTAG
- a CDS encoding 3-deoxy-D-manno-octulosonic acid transferase translates to MSLTLSLLIYNLLLPVGLLFMLPGAIRKMRQRGGRWSDLWQRFGFLSAEHQRLIAILPPGTSRLWMHAVSVGEVGIATKLITAMLRQQPGLGIVLTTTTPTGYALATEFAQRQSGRLVVLYSPLDLPGVGRRFIQALAPSQIVLVEAEVWPNLVATARRQSIPVSLVNARLSARSERRFQQLGFLIKPVFSMLHQVLVQEPEDVARWTALAVPAERIHHTGSIKFDPQGAAADPAQVQTLQGILQTAGIRADQPVLLLASTHPGEEALLAQMTQRLRQSHPCLALLIVPRHVERAAALVEELASLGIPVQRRSQITGPCSTLLIDTTGELRAWQELATLVVVGKSFLATGGQNPAEAVMARKPVLFGPHMENFQALIELLLAQEGAVQVPDISMLEQSLDHLLLTPAECARLGVNGHAALARHEGATLKTVQHLL, encoded by the coding sequence ATGTCCCTGACCCTCAGTCTCCTCATCTACAATCTGCTCCTCCCCGTGGGTCTGCTTTTCATGCTGCCCGGGGCCATCCGTAAAATGCGCCAGCGCGGGGGGCGCTGGAGTGATCTCTGGCAGCGCTTCGGTTTCCTCTCGGCGGAGCATCAGCGTCTTATCGCCATCCTGCCGCCGGGAACCTCCCGCCTCTGGATGCACGCGGTCAGCGTCGGGGAGGTCGGCATCGCGACCAAGCTCATCACCGCCATGCTCCGCCAGCAGCCTGGGCTGGGCATCGTCCTCACCACCACCACCCCGACTGGCTACGCTCTAGCGACTGAGTTTGCGCAACGTCAATCGGGCCGTCTCGTCGTTCTTTACTCCCCGCTGGATCTTCCAGGCGTCGGACGTCGTTTCATTCAGGCCCTCGCCCCCTCTCAGATCGTCCTCGTGGAGGCGGAGGTTTGGCCGAATCTCGTCGCCACCGCCCGCCGCCAGAGCATCCCGGTTTCCCTCGTCAATGCCCGCCTCTCGGCGCGCTCCGAGCGTCGCTTCCAGCAGCTCGGCTTTTTGATCAAACCTGTCTTCTCTATGCTCCATCAGGTGCTCGTCCAGGAGCCGGAGGATGTCGCCCGTTGGACCGCTCTGGCCGTGCCTGCCGAGCGCATCCACCACACCGGCAGCATCAAGTTCGATCCCCAGGGCGCTGCCGCTGATCCCGCCCAGGTGCAGACCCTCCAGGGCATTCTTCAAACCGCAGGCATCCGGGCCGATCAACCGGTGCTCCTCCTGGCCAGCACCCATCCAGGCGAGGAAGCCCTGCTCGCCCAGATGACCCAACGCCTGCGCCAGAGTCACCCTTGCCTCGCCCTCCTCATCGTGCCTCGCCATGTCGAGCGTGCCGCCGCTTTGGTGGAGGAACTGGCCAGTCTTGGCATCCCCGTCCAGCGCCGCAGCCAGATTACCGGTCCCTGCTCCACCCTCCTTATCGACACCACCGGCGAGCTTCGTGCTTGGCAGGAACTCGCCACTCTCGTGGTCGTCGGCAAAAGCTTCCTCGCCACGGGCGGGCAAAACCCCGCCGAGGCTGTCATGGCACGTAAACCCGTGCTCTTCGGCCCTCACATGGAGAACTTTCAGGCCCTTATCGAGCTTCTGCTCGCCCAGGAAGGAGCCGTCCAGGTGCCCGACATCAGCATGCTGGAGCAATCCCTGGATCACCTCCTCCTCACCCCTGCCGAGTGCGCTCGCCTCGGAGTCAACGGCCACGCTGCCCTAGCCCGGCACGAGGGTGCCACCCTGAAGACTGTGCAGCATCTGCTGTGA
- the trmD gene encoding tRNA (guanosine(37)-N1)-methyltransferase TrmD, translating into MRLDIITLFPELITVPMSTSIMGRAQEKGAISLGVYDLRDHGLGRHKQVDDTPYGGGQGMLLRPEPLFAALEKVHTETSRVILMSPAGKPFKQSDAQRLAGEKHLIFLSGHYEGIDQRVVDHWVDEELSLGDYVLTNGAIAAVVVMDAIVRLLPGVLGDDLSAVEESFGSVGLLEAPHYTKPAEFQGLRVPDVLLSGNHAKIAEWRHHQAIERTKKIRPDLFGGS; encoded by the coding sequence GTGCGTTTAGACATCATCACTCTTTTCCCAGAACTTATCACCGTGCCAATGAGCACCAGCATCATGGGGCGAGCCCAAGAAAAGGGGGCGATCTCGTTGGGTGTTTATGATCTGCGTGATCATGGACTGGGTAGGCATAAACAGGTCGATGACACTCCTTACGGAGGTGGGCAAGGCATGCTTTTGAGACCGGAACCGCTATTTGCTGCTTTGGAAAAAGTACATACCGAGACCAGCCGCGTGATCTTAATGTCTCCTGCCGGCAAGCCGTTCAAACAATCCGATGCACAACGATTAGCAGGCGAAAAGCATCTGATATTTCTTTCGGGCCACTACGAGGGGATCGACCAGAGGGTTGTCGATCATTGGGTGGATGAGGAGTTGAGCCTGGGCGACTATGTGCTGACGAATGGAGCCATCGCTGCAGTCGTGGTGATGGATGCGATCGTGCGCTTGCTGCCCGGAGTCCTGGGCGATGACCTGAGTGCAGTGGAAGAGTCTTTCGGCTCTGTCGGTCTTCTTGAAGCACCCCATTATACAAAACCCGCTGAATTCCAAGGCTTACGTGTGCCGGATGTCCTTCTGAGCGGTAATCACGCCAAGATCGCCGAGTGGCGTCACCACCAAGCAATCGAACGAACGAAGAAAATACGCCCAGATCTATTTGGAGGCTCCTGA
- a CDS encoding response regulator, whose amino-acid sequence MAYAQSPSDAPLHKPRRVAIVDDHTMMRGGMKVFIDSLPDFDCCWTSEDARDAMLQLENERPDILIMDITLPDRNGIEVVKDIHALYPELPILMMSMHDETYYALRALKAGAKGYVMKNVSHDIYERALHRIADGGTWLSEAMSEQMIKVYTNGPRRDSDDGLEVLTDREFEVFQLIGEGKSTHQVADALHISTKTVDVHRSNIRTKLKMEDGSAVVRFAIRWIESRRAVAQA is encoded by the coding sequence ATGGCTTACGCTCAATCTCCCTCCGATGCCCCGCTTCATAAACCCCGACGCGTTGCGATTGTGGACGACCACACCATGATGCGTGGAGGCATGAAAGTCTTCATCGATAGCCTTCCCGACTTCGATTGCTGCTGGACATCCGAAGATGCACGAGATGCCATGCTGCAGCTTGAGAACGAGCGACCCGATATTCTCATCATGGATATCACACTCCCGGATCGAAACGGCATTGAAGTGGTCAAAGATATTCATGCCTTGTATCCCGAATTGCCCATCCTGATGATGTCAATGCATGACGAGACTTATTATGCTCTTCGAGCTCTGAAGGCAGGTGCAAAAGGCTATGTCATGAAAAATGTCTCTCACGACATCTATGAGCGAGCCCTCCACCGGATCGCAGACGGCGGCACTTGGCTCAGTGAAGCGATGTCAGAACAGATGATCAAGGTTTATACCAATGGCCCTCGCCGCGATAGTGACGACGGCTTGGAAGTCCTCACGGATCGTGAGTTTGAAGTCTTCCAACTGATTGGTGAAGGCAAAAGCACTCATCAAGTCGCTGACGCTCTTCATATCAGTACAAAGACCGTGGACGTGCATCGTTCCAATATCCGAACAAAGTTGAAGATGGAAGATGGTTCTGCTGTGGTTCGATTCGCCATTCGATGGATCGAATCTCGCCGTGCGGTGGCTCAAGCGTGA
- a CDS encoding PAS domain-containing sensor histidine kinase: MRFSTLQFRLSALVFAFGIFIITISVTRQYFRDVSTKRSQMRLNAYSEGSRLSGLAQHFLRRHLPQSADLVIGYTSVDPNLLHAVICDGNDIVRHAAEQQWRGLHLSQTPVAAAASMLEKIRKKMEGRIEEIEEGRRMIAAYPFWDVDGGMTKGTVILEYDLGSAMEAAREQVFYDSVAEACALFGGCLLLWSILHITVTDRVSHIIEQAQKIGWDQDDEDTIKGSDELTKVSQSFMEAVKRLRATEQRFRHIAASMRDVFWVAPARKGEAIYVNPSYERLWGRSSARLAHQRWEWLHGVIKEDRRKVLNTLRRLRHQAGEVDLEIRIEYSETVRWMNCRCFSIRKPNEPYGDLQVMGVMIDITERKRLERQLIEIAEQERRRIGQDLHDDVCQRLAAAHLKTGVLQSILTRASLPQAKLAGDLEHELAEATDIARRFAKGLAPVAVGSEALPQALNELAAFLARAFGLRCTASCDPVEGLIAPETAAQIYRIAQELSTNAAKHSHGTWIEISLAQMEDSLHLEISHDGISFEPRSEPKSPGMGLYLVQQRVDALEATLIFRPLPQAHGTLAICEIPLQENIPS; this comes from the coding sequence ATGAGATTCAGCACGCTCCAGTTCCGCCTATCCGCACTGGTGTTTGCGTTTGGCATCTTCATCATCACCATCAGTGTTACCCGCCAATACTTTCGGGATGTTTCAACCAAGCGCTCACAGATGCGTTTGAATGCTTACAGCGAGGGCTCTCGCCTGTCAGGCCTCGCTCAACATTTTTTACGACGTCACCTCCCTCAATCGGCCGATCTTGTGATTGGTTATACCTCGGTCGATCCTAACCTCCTCCACGCGGTGATCTGTGATGGCAATGACATCGTTCGACATGCCGCTGAACAACAATGGAGAGGCTTGCATTTAAGCCAAACCCCCGTTGCGGCAGCGGCATCCATGCTTGAAAAAATTCGCAAGAAAATGGAGGGGCGCATTGAAGAGATCGAAGAGGGTCGCCGCATGATCGCTGCTTACCCTTTTTGGGATGTGGATGGCGGTATGACGAAAGGAACTGTCATCCTCGAGTACGACCTTGGGAGTGCCATGGAAGCCGCTCGCGAACAGGTTTTTTACGACTCGGTTGCAGAGGCCTGCGCCCTCTTTGGGGGATGCCTGTTATTGTGGTCCATCCTTCATATTACAGTCACAGATCGTGTTTCGCACATTATCGAACAAGCTCAGAAAATCGGCTGGGATCAAGACGATGAGGATACGATCAAAGGTTCAGACGAACTGACCAAAGTGTCTCAGAGCTTTATGGAAGCAGTCAAGAGGCTGCGTGCTACAGAGCAACGATTCCGCCACATTGCAGCGAGCATGCGTGACGTCTTTTGGGTGGCTCCTGCGCGAAAAGGAGAAGCCATTTATGTCAATCCATCCTATGAACGGCTTTGGGGCCGAAGCTCGGCCAGACTCGCTCATCAGCGTTGGGAATGGCTGCATGGAGTCATAAAAGAAGATCGTCGCAAGGTGCTCAACACGCTTCGGAGGCTCAGACATCAAGCGGGTGAGGTGGACCTGGAAATCCGCATCGAATATTCAGAAACAGTGCGATGGATGAATTGTCGTTGTTTCTCAATCCGCAAACCCAATGAGCCGTATGGAGATCTCCAAGTCATGGGAGTCATGATCGACATCACTGAACGCAAACGACTGGAACGCCAATTGATTGAAATTGCCGAACAAGAACGCCGCCGCATTGGCCAAGACCTTCATGATGATGTCTGTCAACGCCTCGCTGCGGCTCACCTGAAGACCGGAGTATTACAAAGCATTTTAACGCGCGCCTCATTACCTCAAGCCAAGCTGGCTGGAGACCTGGAACATGAACTGGCGGAAGCCACAGATATCGCTCGTCGTTTTGCCAAAGGCCTTGCCCCCGTTGCCGTCGGTTCAGAAGCCTTACCGCAAGCCTTGAATGAGTTGGCTGCGTTCCTTGCGCGAGCTTTCGGACTGCGCTGCACGGCTTCTTGTGATCCCGTCGAAGGTCTGATCGCTCCTGAGACGGCTGCACAGATCTATCGCATCGCTCAAGAACTCTCCACCAATGCGGCTAAACATTCTCATGGAACGTGGATTGAGATCAGTTTGGCTCAAATGGAAGATAGCCTGCACTTGGAGATCTCACATGATGGTATCAGCTTCGAACCTCGATCTGAACCAAAATCGCCCGGAATGGGTCTATACTTAGTACAGCAGAGAGTGGATGCCCTTGAGGCTACGTTGATCTTTCGCCCGCTCCCTCAGGCCCATGGCACCTTGGCCATCTGTGAAATCCCTCTTCAAGAGAATATCCCAAGCTAA
- a CDS encoding ABC transporter substrate-binding protein, whose product MIKLGPRATALSVAGMGLLLCMLALLWPEPKENRPFTLAVGVWPGMETLTLAREQGGFLDSRFNFVELSWTSATMMAFENRVVDGAVMTLDEMLRLRSGGHAIKAILVLGLPQGGDAIVSLPDLTKLTDIRGKRVGVELRASGEYFLAKALHSVGLTTSDVTLVPLNLAEAENAFEQKELDALVTNDPIRERLLKKGAHVLTDSEQIPADLYRVLVVRQDLTTDRQAELRSLIKIHFATLPVLRSGKPETAMAAVLRRERLNRIEFQRVVNRIVDISREANIRLLTPGSESLESALSKTATFMKAQGLLDEDVPLQGLLDANFVKGGSEP is encoded by the coding sequence ATGATCAAACTGGGACCACGTGCCACCGCTCTGAGTGTCGCTGGAATGGGCTTGTTGCTTTGCATGCTGGCCTTACTCTGGCCAGAACCTAAGGAAAATCGACCCTTTACTTTGGCTGTCGGTGTGTGGCCAGGCATGGAAACACTGACCTTAGCACGGGAACAAGGCGGCTTCCTCGACTCACGCTTCAACTTTGTCGAACTCTCTTGGACATCCGCCACGATGATGGCCTTTGAAAACCGCGTGGTGGACGGTGCGGTGATGACGTTGGATGAAATGCTGCGGCTCCGATCCGGCGGCCATGCCATCAAAGCCATCCTCGTTTTAGGCCTCCCACAAGGAGGCGATGCCATTGTCTCACTCCCCGACTTGACCAAGCTGACCGATATCCGTGGAAAACGTGTGGGAGTGGAACTGCGTGCCTCAGGGGAATATTTTTTAGCCAAAGCATTGCACAGTGTCGGCCTAACCACATCAGACGTCACACTTGTTCCACTGAACTTGGCTGAAGCAGAAAATGCCTTCGAGCAAAAAGAGCTCGATGCCCTAGTTACCAATGATCCTATTCGGGAACGCTTACTGAAAAAAGGTGCTCATGTTTTAACCGATTCCGAGCAAATCCCTGCGGATCTCTATCGGGTACTCGTTGTCAGACAGGACCTCACCACGGATCGGCAGGCAGAACTTCGAAGCCTGATTAAAATACATTTTGCCACCTTGCCTGTGCTACGCTCAGGCAAGCCCGAAACTGCCATGGCCGCAGTGTTACGGCGGGAGCGTCTTAACAGGATTGAATTTCAACGGGTCGTCAACCGCATCGTCGATATCAGCCGAGAAGCAAACATACGCCTCCTGACGCCAGGTTCGGAAAGCCTGGAATCTGCACTTAGCAAGACGGCCACGTTTATGAAAGCTCAGGGTCTCCTGGATGAAGATGTTCCGCTTCAGGGATTGCTGGACGCAAACTTTGTGAAAGGAGGTTCGGAACCATGA
- the mutM gene encoding bifunctional DNA-formamidopyrimidine glycosylase/DNA-(apurinic or apyrimidinic site) lyase: MPELPEVETTLRGVSPYLVGRTMREVIVRDRRLRWPVPDSIHEVEGQRILSGRRRGKYMLFESAKGTLMLHLGMSGSLRVTSPDTPWRKHDHLALTTDHQQQIRLHDPRRFGAALWISGDVTRHPLLAELGPEPLSEDFTVGYLRQQCEARTAPIKAVIMDSHVVVGVGNIYACEALFMAGISPHQQAGKVSQLKLSKLVLAIQEVLSASIEMGGTTLRDFLNEKGEPGYFKQTLRVYDREGQTCHTCETPVKRKVMSNRSTFYCPHCQK; this comes from the coding sequence ATGCCTGAGCTACCCGAAGTCGAGACGACCCTGAGAGGAGTATCCCCGTATTTGGTGGGGAGGACCATGCGCGAAGTGATTGTGCGGGATCGACGCTTACGCTGGCCTGTGCCAGATTCGATTCACGAAGTGGAGGGGCAGCGAATCCTATCCGGCAGACGCCGTGGCAAATACATGCTCTTTGAGTCAGCCAAGGGCACGCTCATGCTGCATTTGGGGATGTCAGGTAGCTTGCGAGTGACCAGTCCAGATACCCCTTGGCGTAAGCATGATCATTTGGCGCTAACCACCGATCATCAGCAGCAGATCCGCCTTCACGATCCACGAAGATTTGGCGCGGCGTTATGGATCTCTGGAGATGTAACCAGGCATCCTCTTTTGGCAGAGTTAGGACCAGAGCCGCTATCGGAGGATTTCACGGTGGGGTATCTTCGTCAGCAATGTGAAGCTCGCACGGCTCCGATCAAAGCCGTCATCATGGACAGCCATGTGGTGGTGGGAGTGGGGAACATTTACGCTTGTGAGGCCTTATTCATGGCAGGGATCTCACCTCACCAACAGGCCGGTAAAGTCAGCCAACTCAAGTTATCCAAACTCGTTCTCGCTATTCAGGAAGTGCTGAGCGCCTCCATTGAGATGGGCGGCACTACCTTGCGTGATTTTCTCAATGAGAAGGGAGAGCCAGGTTACTTCAAACAGACGCTGCGTGTGTATGATCGAGAAGGACAGACTTGCCACACCTGTGAGACACCCGTGAAGAGGAAGGTCATGAGCAACCGTTCGACCTTTTACTGCCCGCATTGCCAGAAGTGA
- a CDS encoding segregation and condensation protein A, translating into MEDKDYKVKLEIFEGPLDLLLYLIKKDEIDIYDVSIGRITKQYLDYIDTFKMLNIEVASEFIVMAANLMYIKSRELLPQTQQPPEDDADEEDPRWELIRQLVEYKKFKDAAMFLGTQEVKADEFFATTPELPDLSAPPPDVVGQVGIFDLIQAFQKVLKRFENSTDIREIVSDRFTVADKIEHLLETIVIGSRVRFDSLFSSAASRVEVIVTFLAMLELMKLNHLMVEQEKMLGDIVVIRPAL; encoded by the coding sequence GTGGAAGACAAGGATTACAAGGTCAAACTGGAGATTTTCGAGGGGCCCCTCGATCTGTTGCTCTATCTCATCAAAAAAGATGAGATCGACATCTATGACGTCTCAATCGGGCGCATCACCAAGCAGTACCTGGACTATATCGATACTTTCAAGATGCTGAACATCGAGGTGGCGAGTGAGTTCATCGTGATGGCCGCCAACCTGATGTACATCAAAAGTCGTGAACTGCTGCCCCAAACTCAGCAGCCCCCTGAGGACGATGCAGATGAAGAAGATCCACGCTGGGAACTCATTCGGCAGCTCGTCGAGTACAAGAAATTCAAAGACGCCGCCATGTTCCTTGGCACGCAGGAAGTTAAGGCGGACGAGTTTTTCGCCACAACCCCGGAACTCCCAGATCTGAGTGCACCGCCTCCGGATGTGGTGGGGCAGGTTGGTATCTTTGACCTCATCCAAGCTTTTCAAAAAGTCTTGAAGCGTTTTGAAAACAGCACCGACATTCGTGAGATCGTCAGTGATCGCTTCACCGTCGCGGACAAGATCGAGCATCTACTGGAGACGATTGTCATCGGCAGCCGCGTAAGGTTTGACAGTCTCTTCAGTTCTGCTGCGAGCCGGGTGGAAGTCATTGTCACTTTCCTAGCGATGCTGGAGCTGATGAAGCTGAATCATCTGATGGTGGAACAGGAAAAGATGCTGGGAGATATCGTGGTGATCCGCCCTGCGCTTTAA
- a CDS encoding L,D-transpeptidase family protein, which produces MRHSHWLVIALAIGLGLLTARSNLAPESCSRCAQAIQPHLESIFSPPVQMSLPYPTPPVDEEWRKLSAEKRLHNVRARLMPMLAEELDKHGLSLGQPAFIRLFKESRELELWLQSASGWKRFRTYPIAAMSGELGPKLKEGDGQAPEGIYSVTHRSLNPASSYHLSFNIGYPNAYDQHHARSGSYIMIHGAEVSIGCFAMTDPVIEEIYLIVEAALNQGQSLIQVHAFPFRFTEEKCASQLTTTHPWGAFWQELQPIYAHFETHLVPPKVDSLAGRYSLISP; this is translated from the coding sequence ATGCGTCACTCTCATTGGCTCGTCATCGCTTTGGCCATTGGGTTAGGGCTATTAACAGCAAGGTCTAATCTTGCTCCGGAATCCTGTAGCCGCTGTGCGCAGGCCATCCAACCCCACCTGGAAAGCATTTTTTCACCTCCCGTGCAAATGTCGCTCCCCTACCCCACTCCACCTGTCGACGAAGAATGGCGGAAGCTCTCGGCTGAAAAACGTCTGCACAACGTAAGAGCTCGCTTGATGCCCATGTTGGCCGAAGAACTCGACAAACACGGCCTGAGCCTGGGCCAGCCAGCCTTCATCCGTCTTTTCAAAGAAAGCCGTGAGCTGGAACTTTGGCTGCAAAGCGCCTCCGGCTGGAAACGGTTCCGAACTTATCCCATTGCTGCGATGTCCGGTGAACTGGGGCCCAAACTCAAGGAAGGCGATGGCCAAGCCCCGGAAGGCATCTACTCGGTCACCCACCGCTCCCTGAATCCCGCCAGCAGCTACCACCTGTCTTTCAATATTGGTTACCCAAACGCTTACGATCAGCATCACGCGCGCTCGGGTAGCTACATCATGATCCATGGCGCTGAAGTAAGCATTGGCTGCTTTGCCATGACCGATCCCGTGATTGAGGAGATCTACTTGATCGTGGAAGCCGCCTTAAACCAAGGACAGTCCCTCATTCAAGTCCATGCTTTTCCCTTCCGCTTCACCGAGGAAAAATGCGCAAGCCAGCTAACAACGACCCATCCTTGGGGAGCCTTTTGGCAGGAACTCCAGCCGATCTATGCCCATTTTGAGACCCATTTGGTTCCGCCAAAAGTCGATTCACTGGCAGGTCGTTACTCACTGATCTCACCGTGA
- a CDS encoding LacI family DNA-binding transcriptional regulator produces MSHPSLQIIADTLGISKMTVSRALRGERYVASTLRERILQTASDLGYRPDPDIAKLMTHMRRKRLTQAPRTLAFIWSDKVSPDTELSPWSRQLIAGARERASHLGFHLDDFYLAAKGMSGRRLSEILEARGISGFILSPLISRSRGHVSMQWEKFSSVVVGLGYARPPMHRVHHHHYLGMMTAMRQLKKLGYRRIGYYGGSVVDDRMFGAWSASFLSHHPLPLKQAAELLNLKREPKREDFRRWLELRQPEVVIESGQSLENWLEDIPIPEKLGLVTLGWRPDRSHWAGIDQQVDVLGATAVDLLVAQEQQNERGIPEHPKIVMTEGIWRAGETLRRLRV; encoded by the coding sequence GTGAGCCATCCAAGTCTTCAAATCATTGCCGACACACTCGGAATCTCAAAAATGACCGTCTCACGGGCACTGCGTGGAGAGCGTTATGTGGCATCCACGTTGCGTGAGCGGATTCTTCAGACCGCCTCTGATCTGGGGTATCGCCCTGACCCGGACATTGCCAAACTGATGACGCACATGCGGCGAAAGCGCCTCACTCAGGCACCACGGACTCTGGCCTTTATCTGGTCGGATAAAGTTTCACCCGATACCGAATTATCCCCTTGGTCTCGTCAGCTTATTGCGGGTGCCCGGGAAAGAGCCAGCCATCTGGGATTTCATCTCGATGACTTTTATTTGGCCGCTAAGGGTATGTCAGGAAGACGGCTATCTGAAATCCTCGAAGCCCGAGGCATTTCCGGTTTTATCCTGTCTCCACTCATCTCTCGAAGTCGCGGTCATGTCTCCATGCAGTGGGAGAAATTCAGCAGCGTGGTGGTCGGTCTGGGCTACGCCCGCCCGCCGATGCACCGGGTTCACCACCATCATTACCTCGGAATGATGACCGCGATGCGCCAGCTGAAAAAGCTCGGCTACCGACGAATCGGCTACTATGGCGGCAGTGTGGTCGATGACCGGATGTTCGGTGCCTGGTCGGCCAGTTTTTTATCCCATCATCCCCTGCCTTTGAAACAGGCAGCCGAATTGCTGAACCTGAAAAGGGAACCCAAACGAGAAGACTTCCGCCGCTGGTTGGAGCTTCGTCAACCTGAGGTGGTGATCGAAAGCGGCCAAAGTCTGGAAAACTGGCTGGAGGATATCCCCATTCCAGAAAAACTTGGGCTAGTCACCCTTGGCTGGAGGCCCGACCGGTCACATTGGGCCGGCATCGATCAGCAGGTGGATGTTCTGGGGGCGACGGCAGTCGACCTACTGGTCGCCCAAGAACAGCAAAATGAGCGGGGAATCCCTGAACATCCCAAAATCGTCATGACCGAAGGGATTTGGCGTGCAGGAGAAACCCTCCGCCGCCTCCGAGTGTGA
- the lspA gene encoding signal peptidase II, producing MIRLLLLLSLPLYILDQWSKLWIVRHFELHVTEQEVIPGVFWLHHTANTGVAFGLFNGTEYANYAFGAISLTALTFITILYRKGAFPGVFSRTAVGLLVAGILGNLTDRFLHGYVVDFLRFDFGFPPFNPWPSFNVADSCVVVAAILLAIASFVEASPASQKKA from the coding sequence ATGATCCGCCTTTTGCTGCTTTTATCCCTGCCTCTGTACATCCTAGATCAGTGGTCGAAGCTCTGGATTGTCAGACATTTTGAATTGCACGTCACGGAGCAGGAAGTCATTCCTGGGGTCTTCTGGCTCCATCACACTGCCAACACGGGGGTCGCCTTTGGCCTGTTCAACGGCACTGAATATGCCAATTACGCCTTCGGCGCCATTTCGCTCACAGCGTTGACCTTCATTACGATTCTTTACAGGAAGGGCGCTTTCCCTGGGGTATTCAGTCGCACGGCGGTGGGACTGCTTGTCGCAGGCATTTTGGGAAATCTGACGGATCGCTTCCTGCATGGCTATGTGGTGGATTTTCTCCGGTTTGATTTTGGTTTTCCACCTTTCAATCCCTGGCCGTCATTCAACGTCGCGGACTCATGCGTGGTGGTTGCTGCCATCCTACTAGCGATTGCATCCTTCGTCGAGGCATCGCCAGCCTCTCAAAAGAAAGCGTGA